In a single window of the Mustela nigripes isolate SB6536 chromosome 17, MUSNIG.SB6536, whole genome shotgun sequence genome:
- the PRODH2 gene encoding hydroxyproline dehydrogenase isoform X2 yields MLRTCRVLCSQAGPSAGGWKPLNFDGGAFHLKGTGELTRALLVLRLCAWPPLVTHGLALQAWSRRLLGSRLSGAFLRASIYGQFVAGETADEVKGCVQQLQALGLRPLLAVPTEEEPDSAVKTGEAWYEGNFSAMLRCVDLSRGLLETPGPTGNILMQLKVTALTSARLCKELTSCIRKPGASLELSPERLAEAMDSGQDLQVSCLSAEQNRHLQASLSRLHRVHARAQHVRLLVDAEYTFLNPALSLLVDALARRWNSPGEGGPWVWNTYQAYLKDTHERLRQAAEAADRSGLAFGVKLVRGAYLDKERQVARHQGTEDPTQPDYEATSRSYSRCLELMLTHVSHRGPMCHLMVASHNEESVRQATKRMWELGIPLDGPVCFGQLLGMCDHVSLALGQAGYAVYKSIPYGSLEEVIPYLIRRAQENRSVLQGARREQKLLSQELRRRVLGRGQHPQESCG; encoded by the exons ATGCTTCGGACCTGTCGTGTGCTCTGTTCCCAAGCTGGACCCTCCGCTGGGGGCTGGAAGCCCTTGAATTTTGATGGAGGGGCTTTTCACCTCAAAGGCACAGGAGAACTGACCCGAGCTTTGCTGGTGCTGCGGCTGTGTGCCTGGCCCCCTCTGGTCACACATGGCCTGGCg CTCCAGGCCTGGTCTCGGCGACTCCTGGGCTCTCGGCTCTCGGGTGCCTTTCTCCGAGCGTCTATCTACGGGCAGTTTGTGGCTGGTGAGACAGCAGACGAGGTGAAGGGCTGTGTCCAACAGCTCCAGGCCCTAGGCCTCCGGCCCCTGCTGGCAGTACCCACTGAAGAGGAGCCAGACTCAGCTGTCAAGACGGG TGAGGCCTGGTATGAAGGGAACTTCAGTGCTATGCTTCGGTGTGTGGACCTGTCACGTGGCCTCCTGGAGACCCCTGGCCCGACTGGGAACATCCTCATGCAGCTGAAGGTGACGGCGCTGACCAGCGCTCGGCTCTGT AAGGAGCTAACCTCCTGCATCAGAAAACCAGGGGCTTCCTTGGAGCTGAGCCCCGAGAGGCTGGCAGAAGCCATGGACTCTGGGCAG gaTCTCCAGGTCTCCTGCCTCAGCGCAGAGCAGAACCGGCATCTCCAGGCCTCTCTGAGCCGCCTGCACCGGGTG CACGCCCGGGCCCAGCACGTGAGGCTCCTGGTGGACGCTGAGTACACCTTCCTGaaccccgctctctctctgctggtGGATGCCCTGGCCAGGCGCTGGAACAGCCCTGGGGAAGGCGGGCCCTGGGTGTGGAACACTTACCAGGCCTATCTGAAG GACACACACGAGCGGCTGAGGCAGGCTGCGGAGGCCGCTGACAGGTCTGGCCTGGCCTTCGGAGTCAAGTTGGTACGAGGGGCATATCTGGACAAGGAGAGACAGGTGGCTCGGCACCAAGGGACAGAAGACCCCACTCAGCCAGACTATGAGGCTACCAGTCGGAG TTACAGCCGCTGTCTGGAGCTGATGCTGACCCATGTGTCCCACCGTGGCCCCATGTGCCACCTCATGGTGGCTTCCCACAATGAAGAATCTGTTCGCCAGGCAACCAAGCG CATGTGGGAGCTGGGCATTCCTCTGGACGGGCCTGTCTGTTTTGGACAACTTCTAGGGATGTGTGACCACGTCTCCTTGGCACTGG GGCAGGCCGGCTATGCGGTGTATAAGTCCATCCCTTATGgttccctggaggaggtgatcCCCTATCTGATCCGGAGGGCCCAGGAGAACCGGAGCGTGCTGCAGGGTGCCCGCAGGGAACAGAAGCTGCTCAGCCAAGAACTTCGGAGGAGAGTGCTGGGTCGGGGCCAGCATCCCCAGGAGTCATGTGGTTAA
- the PRODH2 gene encoding hydroxyproline dehydrogenase isoform X1: MLRTCRVLCSQAGPSAGGWKPLNFDGGAFHLKGTGELTRALLVLRLCAWPPLVTHGLALQAWSRRLLGSRLSGAFLRASIYGQFVAGETADEVKGCVQQLQALGLRPLLAVPTEEEPDSAVKTGEAWYEGNFSAMLRCVDLSRGLLETPGPTGNILMQLKVTALTSARLCKELTSCIRKPGASLELSPERLAEAMDSGQDLQVSCLSAEQNRHLQASLSRLHRVVQHARAQHVRLLVDAEYTFLNPALSLLVDALARRWNSPGEGGPWVWNTYQAYLKDTHERLRQAAEAADRSGLAFGVKLVRGAYLDKERQVARHQGTEDPTQPDYEATSRSYSRCLELMLTHVSHRGPMCHLMVASHNEESVRQATKRMWELGIPLDGPVCFGQLLGMCDHVSLALGQAGYAVYKSIPYGSLEEVIPYLIRRAQENRSVLQGARREQKLLSQELRRRVLGRGQHPQESCG, from the exons ATGCTTCGGACCTGTCGTGTGCTCTGTTCCCAAGCTGGACCCTCCGCTGGGGGCTGGAAGCCCTTGAATTTTGATGGAGGGGCTTTTCACCTCAAAGGCACAGGAGAACTGACCCGAGCTTTGCTGGTGCTGCGGCTGTGTGCCTGGCCCCCTCTGGTCACACATGGCCTGGCg CTCCAGGCCTGGTCTCGGCGACTCCTGGGCTCTCGGCTCTCGGGTGCCTTTCTCCGAGCGTCTATCTACGGGCAGTTTGTGGCTGGTGAGACAGCAGACGAGGTGAAGGGCTGTGTCCAACAGCTCCAGGCCCTAGGCCTCCGGCCCCTGCTGGCAGTACCCACTGAAGAGGAGCCAGACTCAGCTGTCAAGACGGG TGAGGCCTGGTATGAAGGGAACTTCAGTGCTATGCTTCGGTGTGTGGACCTGTCACGTGGCCTCCTGGAGACCCCTGGCCCGACTGGGAACATCCTCATGCAGCTGAAGGTGACGGCGCTGACCAGCGCTCGGCTCTGT AAGGAGCTAACCTCCTGCATCAGAAAACCAGGGGCTTCCTTGGAGCTGAGCCCCGAGAGGCTGGCAGAAGCCATGGACTCTGGGCAG gaTCTCCAGGTCTCCTGCCTCAGCGCAGAGCAGAACCGGCATCTCCAGGCCTCTCTGAGCCGCCTGCACCGGGTGGTCCAG CACGCCCGGGCCCAGCACGTGAGGCTCCTGGTGGACGCTGAGTACACCTTCCTGaaccccgctctctctctgctggtGGATGCCCTGGCCAGGCGCTGGAACAGCCCTGGGGAAGGCGGGCCCTGGGTGTGGAACACTTACCAGGCCTATCTGAAG GACACACACGAGCGGCTGAGGCAGGCTGCGGAGGCCGCTGACAGGTCTGGCCTGGCCTTCGGAGTCAAGTTGGTACGAGGGGCATATCTGGACAAGGAGAGACAGGTGGCTCGGCACCAAGGGACAGAAGACCCCACTCAGCCAGACTATGAGGCTACCAGTCGGAG TTACAGCCGCTGTCTGGAGCTGATGCTGACCCATGTGTCCCACCGTGGCCCCATGTGCCACCTCATGGTGGCTTCCCACAATGAAGAATCTGTTCGCCAGGCAACCAAGCG CATGTGGGAGCTGGGCATTCCTCTGGACGGGCCTGTCTGTTTTGGACAACTTCTAGGGATGTGTGACCACGTCTCCTTGGCACTGG GGCAGGCCGGCTATGCGGTGTATAAGTCCATCCCTTATGgttccctggaggaggtgatcCCCTATCTGATCCGGAGGGCCCAGGAGAACCGGAGCGTGCTGCAGGGTGCCCGCAGGGAACAGAAGCTGCTCAGCCAAGAACTTCGGAGGAGAGTGCTGGGTCGGGGCCAGCATCCCCAGGAGTCATGTGGTTAA
- the LOC132004947 gene encoding inactive serine/threonine-protein kinase TEX14-like codes for MPSLRSRFPMELGSVRDPEAQLGRLHRLALAGGPGWGLTRLLRRVVQVDGENSAGQTGLFLSALLGHSSAVQLLLTFGANPNHRCLDGSTPVHAGAFSGRSLVMLHLLQAGGDLRLHDQQGRTPWDWAEQGGAKQSWEVLELLELCRAHMSALVHDGELVVSASLGQLQAGCRHSLCGSLSLPWRECADRAPRRERIRRPPRISALGFGQLSCLRPLGLVTGIPLADPKELLPAQGEPDRTYESSSHTLMAK; via the exons ATGCCCTCCCTGCGCTCTCgcttccccatggagctgggctcTGTTAGGGATCCAGAAGCCCAGCTGGGACGACTGCATCGCCTGGCCCTGGCTGGGGGCCCAGGATGGGGCCTCACTCGGCTCCTGCGGAGAG TTGTCCAGGTGGATGGTGAGAACTCCGCTGGGCAGACGGGGCTCTTCCTCTCGGCGCTGCTGGGCCACAGCTCTGCTGTGCAGCTCTTGCTGACCTTTGGCGCCAACCCCAACCA CCGCTGCCTCGATGGCAGCACACCTGTGCACGCAGGCGCCTTCTCGGGCCGCAGCCTGGTGATGCTGCACCTGCTGCAGGCAGGGGGTGACCTGCGTCTGCATGACCAGCAGGGTCGCACACCTTGGGACTGGGCTGAGCAGGGTGGTGCCAAGCAGAGCTGGGAG GTGCTGGAGCTCTTAGAGCTGTGCCGAGCCCACATGTCGGCACTAGTGCATGACGGTGAGTTGGTGGTCAGTGCATCCCTGGGCCAGTTGCAGGCCGGCTGTAGACACAGCCTGTGTGGCTCCCTGTCCTTGCCGTGGCGGGAGTGTGCAGACAG GGCACCGAGACGAGAGCGCATCAGAAGACCCCCCCGAATTTCAGCCTTGGGGTTTGGCCAG ctGAGCTGCCTGAGGCCACTGGGGCTGGTGACAGGCATACCCCTTGCGGACCCCAAGGAGCTGCTGCCAGCCCAAGGCGAGCCTGACCGCACCTACGAGAGCAGCTCCCACACCCTCATGGCCAAGTGA
- the LOC132004797 gene encoding inactive serine/threonine-protein kinase TEX14-like isoform X1: MALSPSADLSGLCLLFEPVWLGSLHVVLHPRGPSPGGPRAVPGLLPGHLLLQVLEALLFLQARWHAHGGLSSHAVQLVRPGLAKVSSLEHGRPLHQHWLQPRPQQGYSRGGSGPGLPPPPELYPWLPLELICGDTPAATSDLYSFCILAQEVFTGQLPWAGRKGPEVKAKLEAGESPALDPLVPAPYQALVQAGLGLGPADRWGSLQNTRYLLQEAMAQDSAPEVSSRMHWTTRCPASQDFLPDTLYCEVAPRTKIPPRPVPPVMSLGLSPCQALKTPEVTGRNRVQRASAWDSDSSLTLGSSPSPGSSLYPDSSPAARVSLHHCLEPSSTEPSTELIRGCLFSSLQKMDLLEEIIAELRGGCPLGDKPSFDPAPEIDS; this comes from the exons ATGGCACTGAGCCCCTCGGCCGACCTGTCGGGGTTGTGCCTCCTCTTCGAACCGGTGTGGCTGGGCTCCCTGCACGTGGTGCTGCACCCACGTGGGCCGAGTCCAGGAGGACCCCGTGCTGTGCCGGGGCTGCTGCCTGGCCACCTGCTGCTGCAGGTGCTGGAGGCGCTGCTGTTCCTGCAGGCCCGCTGGCACGCCCACGGTGGCCTTAGCTCTCACGCCGTGCAGCTGGTCCGGCCAGGCCTGGCCAAAGTGAGCAGCCTGGAGCACGGGCGGCCCCTGCACCAACACTGGCTGCAGCCCAG GCCACAGCAGGGCTACTCCCGGGGAGGCTCAGGTCCAGGGCTGCCCCCGCCTCCTGAACTGTACCCATGGCTGCCACTTGAGCTCATCTGCGGTGACACGCCTGCTGCCACCTCAGATCTCTACAGCTTCTGCATCCTGGCCCAAGAGGTGTTCACCG GACagctgccctgggctgggaggaaggggccTGAGGTGAAGGCTAAATTGGAGGCAGGTGAGAGCCCGGCCCTGGATCCCCTGGTGCCGGCCCCCTACCAGGCCCTGGTtcaggctgggctgggcctggggccagCCGACCGCTGGGGCAGCCTGCAGAACACTCGCTACCTGCTGCAGGAGGCCATGGCCCAG GACTCGGCTCCTGAGGTGAGCTCCCGGATGCACTGGACCACACGGTGCCCTGCATCTCAGGATTTCCTACCAG ACACACTGTACTGTGAGGTGGCTCCCCGAACCAAGATTCCACCCAGGCCTGTACCCCCTGTGATGTCCCTAGGCCTCTCCCCATGCCAG GCCCTGAAGACTCCTGAGGTCACAGGCCGCAACAGAGTCCAGAGGGCCTCAGCCTGGGACTCAGACAGCAGCTTGACTCTAGGCAGCAGCCCGAGTCCCGGCTCCAGCCTCTACCCAGACTCCAGCCCTGCAGCCCGGGTCAGCCTGCACCACTGCCTGGAGCCCAGCTCGACA GAGCCCAGTACGGAGCTGATCAGAGGATGTCTCTTCTCCAGCCTGCAGAA GATGGACCTGCTGGAGGAGATCATAGCGGAGCTGCGGGGTGGATGCCCACTCGGAGACAAGCCCAGCTTTGACCCTGCTCCTGAAATCGATTCTTAG
- the LOC132004797 gene encoding inactive serine/threonine-protein kinase TEX14-like isoform X2 produces the protein MALSPSADLSGLCLLFEPVWLGSLHVVLHPRGPSPGGPRAVPGLLPGHLLLQVLEALLFLQARWHAHGGLSSHAVQLVRPGLAKVSSLEHGRPLHQHWLQPRPQQGYSRGGSGPGLPPPPELYPWLPLELICGDTPAATSDLYSFCILAQEVFTGQLPWAGRKGPEVKAKLEAGESPALDPLVPAPYQALVQAGLGLGPADRWGSLQNTRYLLQEAMAQDSAPEVSSRMHWTTRCPASQDFLPDTLYCEVAPRTKIPPRPVPPVMSLGLSPCQALKTPEVTGRNRVQRASAWDSDSSLTLGSSPSPGSSLYPDSSPAARVSLHHCLEPSSTPAEVRNGPCWGPPGAPSSSLW, from the exons ATGGCACTGAGCCCCTCGGCCGACCTGTCGGGGTTGTGCCTCCTCTTCGAACCGGTGTGGCTGGGCTCCCTGCACGTGGTGCTGCACCCACGTGGGCCGAGTCCAGGAGGACCCCGTGCTGTGCCGGGGCTGCTGCCTGGCCACCTGCTGCTGCAGGTGCTGGAGGCGCTGCTGTTCCTGCAGGCCCGCTGGCACGCCCACGGTGGCCTTAGCTCTCACGCCGTGCAGCTGGTCCGGCCAGGCCTGGCCAAAGTGAGCAGCCTGGAGCACGGGCGGCCCCTGCACCAACACTGGCTGCAGCCCAG GCCACAGCAGGGCTACTCCCGGGGAGGCTCAGGTCCAGGGCTGCCCCCGCCTCCTGAACTGTACCCATGGCTGCCACTTGAGCTCATCTGCGGTGACACGCCTGCTGCCACCTCAGATCTCTACAGCTTCTGCATCCTGGCCCAAGAGGTGTTCACCG GACagctgccctgggctgggaggaaggggccTGAGGTGAAGGCTAAATTGGAGGCAGGTGAGAGCCCGGCCCTGGATCCCCTGGTGCCGGCCCCCTACCAGGCCCTGGTtcaggctgggctgggcctggggccagCCGACCGCTGGGGCAGCCTGCAGAACACTCGCTACCTGCTGCAGGAGGCCATGGCCCAG GACTCGGCTCCTGAGGTGAGCTCCCGGATGCACTGGACCACACGGTGCCCTGCATCTCAGGATTTCCTACCAG ACACACTGTACTGTGAGGTGGCTCCCCGAACCAAGATTCCACCCAGGCCTGTACCCCCTGTGATGTCCCTAGGCCTCTCCCCATGCCAG GCCCTGAAGACTCCTGAGGTCACAGGCCGCAACAGAGTCCAGAGGGCCTCAGCCTGGGACTCAGACAGCAGCTTGACTCTAGGCAGCAGCCCGAGTCCCGGCTCCAGCCTCTACCCAGACTCCAGCCCTGCAGCCCGGGTCAGCCTGCACCACTGCCTGGAGCCCAGCTCGACA CCTGCAGAAGTGAGAAATGGGCCCTGCTGGGGGCCACCTGGGGCCCCTTCCTCATCCCTGTGGTGA